The genomic region AGTCGCCAATCTTGTTGAGGAGGCGTTTCACCCCAGCTCCGCTCAGAGCGGAGGTGTTGGTAGCCTTAGGCAGCTCCCCGTCTCGTTCCAGGAAGTCACGGAAGTCAGGGTCCATCCTCAGCAGAGAGTGACTTGCTGTTCGGTTCAAATACCTGCATATACAGCGATCAAACTTACAATGTTCTCATCATAACatgctaaaaaaaataagtgcaaCAGAGCAAACCCCAACACATGTCTGTGTCAGTCATAAGAGGGGCAAAATTTAACAAAGTCCAAGTTTCAGCAATTGCTATTAATAACCCTAATGCTTATGGGTTGTTTCTGAATCAAACAAGGGACATTATTTGACAATTATCAAAGTCATGGGTACCAAGCTTCAatcaaataacttaataaacagtttttgatatatattttgatatatgacAAACGTTAAAGTTTATGCATGATGATGCTGACAACATGGAAACCCAGGCTATATGACAATTcctcaatttatttttcaaaaaataaacctTCGAATAATTTCTTTACTAACACGTAAACATGCATTacgattattaaaaaaaaaaatgaaactggaTATCACAGTTAATAATAGGGTTAAAAAAAatttaagttaatgtttttgATGGTTTAACCACGTAAAATATTTGGATAGACAAACTATGATAGGGTGATTATGGGTCACCATCAAAATGACTAATATACAAGATATTCTGTGTGTCAGAGCTAATcctaacaataaaaacaacatgctTATGTAAACCAAGAaatcaaacaatcaaaacaaactGAGAAATAATATAATAGGTTATTAGTAGACTGCACCTTTCCAATGCTGCCCTTCTACGTTCTAGAAAATCTGCTGAACCAGCCTCCTCTTTTGACATCTTAACTTTTGTCATGCCTGGAACAATGAAGAAGTTAGTAAGCAAATAACTGGGCAACTAGGCTAAAAGAACGTGAATACAACCTTTCCAACGAGGCTCGTCGTCTTTCAAGAAACTTCTGAGATCCGGAATCTGATATCAGAACTTTTGTCATTCCTGTAACAGTggtcatttacaaaataaagcaacaGCTAATGCAGAAACGGTAAATAACATCAAGCAAGTAGCAATATATCATCCAAAATGTATTGCAAATAGGCATTTATGATGCGaaagcatttatatttaaaggtcaatgaaataaaggaacattattattatttttcaaaatctgtcgggTGAAAGTGATCTATAGTGTACGAAATTGGCACAAACCCAGCAAATGTTACAAGAATCTCTATTTTAAGACTGAGAtgtgaccaaaaaaaaaagCTTGATGGGTTAGGGTTAACATAGGTAAACACTAGTTAAAAATCCTTCTGGCTTGTATAAAGCCTATTTAACAAGCCAAACATGcttgttaacattttgtaaacaaaactaGCAGTTCCATAATAAAAATGGAATTTATCATCCCTTGCTTGACCTGTGCATTTGAAACGAAAGAAGCATGATCAGCGCAATTCTTCATTTTCATTGAGTGATAAATTTAACACTAGTGTTGCATACTATCAAAAGTATTCATTATCGTTGTCTGTCTGGTCGGTTCTAAGGCACTCTGATTGGTCAATGAATCGTGGCAATATTACAATTGTCCATACTGGTTCCCcttatattttgtgttgattCATTCATATGATGTGGGTACCAgtgacattgttgtttttgaaatgtcCTTGGTAAGGCTGAGTTCTTTCCCTGGTTCTAAACGAGGGAAATAGGTGTCAAAGCCCTCAAAAGTGACGATTAAGATGGAATGCTTTTTATGTACTCGTGTGaataaaatgatgtaaaatcCTGTTTCTAATATATGACTAGGGAGATAACAGTGTTTGACAGAATTTGTGGGCTTGTTCCATGAAATCTGAATTTCGTACACTGGGTTTAGTGGTAAAGTTCTCTGCATCTCACCCAAGAtattgtgggttcaatccccacgaGGGTAAGGGTaagagtggtcaagtggtttAGGTGACCGCCTCTCAACCATGTGGTTGATCTAGTGGTAACCGTATAGATCCCAGGATTTCACCCAAGAGGTAATGGGTTTGATCCTCACCAGGGATGCTTTATCATGACCTCTTAAAAttgacaccagtactggtttcttctCAGGAAAGAACTCGAGCATGATTCCATAAGCTGTGAgatttcatcaaataaatgaGTATTAACCTACCAACAAGACTCTTTTCTGGAGCTGGGGGTACGATGCGACCATAGTGGGCATGTTTCTCCCGCAACTTCTCGTACAGACCGAGGAAATCACTGAATCGCCGAACAACAATCAGCTCCGATTTACGGAATGCAGGAATGGTAGTCTACAATCAGATTTACATCAACACTGATAATTTTGTTTACTATATCagatatatcaatatttaatacttttaacatttaacatttaatactttGAGTGCCAAAACAAATCTTGTCCAATTCTTTGACAGGATTAGTACATCCAATAGTACTTCCTATTTCTTGTAAAATGTGtactgtaaatattttcaaattacataactatcatttgatattgataaatgttggcttaaatacaaagttttaaCAAATCCTGTGAACACATACAAAACCACTTACATTTGTGATAACTTTGTAGACAACATAGGCACCCATGCCATCTCCAACCTTGTGTGGTTCCACAACCTTGATGTCTATTGTGTAGGGATCTTCCTCTATCTGTGGTAGAACGTGGCATGAGATGTAAAAGCATAATCACTTTGCAAAATGGcttgttattaaatattttatcaaaatgttacttatGTATGAACTTTATAAGGTAGGAGCAGGGTTAACTGAATGAACAGTATGATCTAAATAAACACCATTACATATAGAAGTTCTTTCATTTGAAGTTTTCATAAACCATTACCTTATCTTCATCTTTTGAGCCTTTTGAAACGGTACGGGAGACACGTACAGGAGCGGTGGCGGAGGTCGTGGTCTCACTGATGTCCAGTTTTGGACGCTCCTCAGCTGCAGATATAGGCCGGATCTTGGGAACCTCCTCTGTGTCCTCCTCATCGTGCAGGTCTACAACTGCTGGTGTCTCCTGTTTGGCTGGCTCACTAGGTGTATCAGCTTCTGCTTCAGGTGAATCATCATTGTCAGAGTCCAACTTCACTTCTGTACCTCCCCcttattaataaacatttataagtatTGTAAAGCAGAAGAAGAAGTGTTTcagttttgataacaaaaatgtaCTGTAGCCCTGCATTTATGTAGTTGGCCATGCAATGGTAAGACTTATTTACTTATGACTCATTGAAGTATTAAAAACTCTTAAGCCTTTCATTAGGGATAAGACAAAGCTGGTCCTTAGTGTTCTCTGGATTTCACAAAGACAAACTTGTTGTTTTACTGTTCAATAAGCCATAAAATGGTATATATAGTACAAACTGAAGAGAGGTTTACCTGCGAATAAATCCTCGTCATCTTTGTCACTGTCTATACTGATATCAACTGGAATGCGAGTCTTCTCTTCAGGTTTTGATTTCTCGGCCTCTGTCTCACCGACTGGGTGTGAATCTGGTAGTGTCTCTAGTTTCTGTGTCATTAATAATACACATAATGATcatcaataataatattgaatagATCTGAAAATCTCAGCAACTGGTACACTGAATCATGGAcaaataaaccatttataaaCCATTGATTGGGTACAATAACATCCTtctatgtctatatatatagggctaaaagtttgaaacttCAATTGGTCGGGGCGAAAGCAGACCCCTCCCCCACCAAAAAAACCCCTAATAGTTTGGACATTTATAATTTGGAcacacataaaaaaaatcattttttttttatattttgcat from Mya arenaria isolate MELC-2E11 chromosome 3, ASM2691426v1 harbors:
- the LOC128228295 gene encoding sorting nexin-2-like isoform X2, whose amino-acid sequence is MSDDREPPPMDDDEDIFAETEPKLETLPDSHPVGETEAEKSKPEEKTRIPVDISIDSDKDDEDLFAGGGTEVKLDSDNDDSPEAEADTPSEPAKQETPAVVDLHDEEDTEEVPKIRPISAAEERPKLDISETTTSATAPVRVSRTVSKGSKDEDKIEEDPYTIDIKVVEPHKVGDGMGAYVVYKVITNTTIPAFRKSELIVVRRFSDFLGLYEKLREKHAHYGRIVPPAPEKSLVGMTKVLISDSGSQKFLERRRASLERYLNRTASHSLLRMDPDFRDFLERDGELPKATNTSALSGAGVKRLLNKIGDSVEKITFKMDESDEWFEEKQQQVDNLETQLKKLHMAMENLVGHRRELSLSTAVFAKSAAMLGAAEEHTALSRALSQLAETEEKIEALHKEQSEQDFYIMTELLKDYICLLVSVKEVLHERVKTYKTWKDAEATLTKKREVKAKLELAHKTDKISAANQEITDWVQRVEKGQRDFETISATVRKEIARFDKARVQDFKTSVVQYLQVLMEKQQQMIKHWEQFLPEAKAIA
- the LOC128228295 gene encoding sorting nexin-2-like isoform X1 encodes the protein MSDDREPPPMDDDEDIFAETEPKLETLPDSHPVGETEAEKSKPEEKTRIPVDISIDSDKDDEDLFAGGGTEVKLDSDNDDSPEAEADTPSEPAKQETPAVVDLHDEEDTEEVPKIRPISAAEERPKLDISETTTSATAPVRVSRTVSKGSKDEDKIEEDPYTIDIKVVEPHKVGDGMGAYVVYKVITNTTIPAFRKSELIVVRRFSDFLGLYEKLREKHAHYGRIVPPAPEKSLVGMTKVKMSKEEAGSADFLERRRAALERYLNRTASHSLLRMDPDFRDFLERDGELPKATNTSALSGAGVKRLLNKIGDSVEKITFKMDESDEWFEEKQQQVDNLETQLKKLHMAMENLVGHRRELSLSTAVFAKSAAMLGAAEEHTALSRALSQLAETEEKIEALHKEQSEQDFYIMTELLKDYICLLVSVKEVLHERVKTYKTWKDAEATLTKKREVKAKLELAHKTDKISAANQEITDWVQRVEKGQRDFETISATVRKEIARFDKARVQDFKTSVVQYLQVLMEKQQQMIKHWEQFLPEAKAIA